GTAAAAGAGGGTAGTACTATCCAAGAAATCGTTGAGGCAAGTGGTTCTGCACTTCCTTTTGGGTGTCGTGATGGTGAGTGTGGTACATGTGTAGTTGAAGTTGTATCTGGAATGGAATTTTTATCTGATAAAACAGAAAAAGAAGTAAAAGTGCTAAAAGAGATTTGTTCTGGTACATGTACACCAAACTCCAGACTTGCATGTCAAATGAAAATCGAAAAACCAAATGGTTTAGTTAGACTAAAATACTAATGAAACTGCATAATATA
The sequence above is drawn from the Candidatus Sulfurimonas baltica genome and encodes:
- a CDS encoding 2Fe-2S iron-sulfur cluster-binding protein — translated: MTTRVEIVNDFLAINVKEGSTIQEIVEASGSALPFGCRDGECGTCVVEVVSGMEFLSDKTEKEVKVLKEICSGTCTPNSRLACQMKIEKPNGLVRLKY